TGGAATAACGACAGGCTGCATGTTACTTCATTTGCAATGCTTGCAGAAGAAACCAACAGAGTTCCTATAAAATCCGGTCTTGTTATTTACGCAAAATCAGGTCATTTCAGAAAGGTCAATATTCATTCAAATGATCGAAGGCAAGTCTTAAAGGCTATCAGCCGTGCAAGGCAGATCAAGGACGGCAAAATGCCGGACAAAACTGAGAGTGCATTGTGCGCCAGTTGTGAATTTACAGAGATGTGCAATGTGAAAGTCTCGCTTGTTTCAAAGTTGTTATGAGTCTTTGAATCTTGAATCAGATGGCGAAATTTAGGATTTCGGGTTTGTGTCTATGTAGATTTATGATCGATAGTAGATTCTGAATAACTTGAACGGTTCCGAAGGGTCCGGCGAAGCCGGCATTTTCCCATAAGAATAAACAAAATGATCTAAGTACCACTCCAAATATGTTCTTTTTAGAACACCTGTATTCTTAATGGCATAAATGCAACAATCTTCCGTATGGAATCATTGGAATGTGCCGCCTTCGGCGGATGGTTACTTTGTATTTAGTCTACAATTTGTTTTTGTGAAATCAAAAAATAACAAATTCTGTGTCACTCACATTAGTACGGTTATTACAGATTCGAATTTGCCAAAAAGCATTTAAGACTTAAATATCTAGGTTGACAGAATGTCCAAACCTCTTTATCTCGGTGAACTGCTCCTTTACTGGTGCCCTTCATGTAACGTTCCTGTACTCGGAAAAGAATGCTCCTGCGGGGCAAAGACCAAACAGGTAACTATTACTCCTCCGGGAGATATCAGACCTGCTTTTCCTTATGAAATTGAGCTTATCAATAAGATCTCTGTTGAACAGTTCAATGCACCACTTATCACAGACCAGCGCACAGTTGTACTTAACAAGTCTCCCTATGACGACCGTATGGAAGAGGTTATTGTAGATGGTGAGGTCATAGGCAGCATACGCTTTGAGCTTGAGCAGCTAAAATGGACACTTCTTCTAAGGATCAATGGTGCAAGGCGCATATTTGGTAATGTGGATCATAAGACCCTGAGTAACTGGGTTATGATCGATGCAGGTGCTGAGAAGTTCATTCTTGGTGGTTCCAGTGTACTTGCTCCAGGTATAAAGGATGCTGATCCTTCTATATTAGAAGGTGAAGAGGTAGTTGTCCTTACACATGAAGGGAAAGTCCTTGGTGTAGGCCGCACCCGCATGACCGGGGAGAAGATGCTCGAAAGAGGAAAGGGCGTTGGTGTAAAAGTGAGGTTCAAGGAGGAACCTGCTGAAATTAAAGTTCCAGAGGGTGGACAGACCTGGGACGATGTTGTAAAAGCCAACGAGAGCTACATGAATGATTTCATTGAGCGTTCCCACAAATTCATTAAAAATGTATCTTCATCCGTAGACCGTCCGGTCACAGTATCCTATTCAGGAGGAAAGGACAGTCTTGCAGTTCTGCATCTTGTAAGTGAGTGCCTTGATAAGTACGACCTTCTGTTTGCAGACACAGGTATCGAGTTCCCTGAAACTGTAAAGAATGTACACGATGTCGCAGAGGCCTATGGCAGACCTCTTAATATGCTGGACTCAGGAAATGCTTTCTGGGACTCAGTTGACAGTTTCGGCCCTCCAAGTGTTGAAGTTCGCTGGTGCTGCAAGGTCTGTAAACTTGGGCCAATAACTCAGATAATCAATGATAATTACGATAACGGATGTCTCACTTTCATCGGGCAGAGAAAGTATGAGTCTGATACAAGGGCAAAGAGTGAGCGTGTCTGGAAGAATCCGTGGGTAGGTAACCAGGTTGCAGCAGCTCCGATACAGAACTGGACTGCAATGCATGTTTGGCTCTACATTTTCAAGAATGACCTGCTCTACAACCCGCTTTACGCTGAAGGTTTTGACAGAATTGGGTGCTGGTTATGTCCGTCATGTTCTGTTGCAGACCTTTACAGACTCAGGGAAACCCATCCTGAAATGGAGAAGAAACTCAATGATTACCTGCTTTCCTATGCAGAGCGCATGGGTCTTTCAGAAGATTGGGTGAAGCATGGTTTCTGGAGATGGAAGGACCTGCCTGCTCCGCTAAAAGAGATTGCAATGAAAAAAGGGATCAACCTTATTCCGCAGAGTAAGAATGAGTACAATCTCAATTTTGCAGTAACCACAGGTTATAGACCATGCAAACAGGGCGGAATTTCTGCAGAAGGCGGTTTTGATGGTCCGGTTGATATCAACAGGCTGGAGCTAACCGGAATGCTGGAAGCGGTTGGAAATTCTTCTTACATGGAAGGCGTTGCAATGGTAACTGAGGATGAGGACCGCGCCCAGGTGTTTGCTTCAGGTAGCGTGACTGCCAGGAGTGATTCAGATAAGGATGCCCGCAGGCTCATGAGAAGAGTTGAACTCTCTGTCAGAAGGGCGCTTCTTTGCAGTGGCTGCGGTGTATGTGTTGGTAAATGCCCATCAGGTGCCATAAAAATGAAAAAAGGACTGGCTATCATCAATGACAGGTGTACACACTGTGGTCAGTGCATAAGTGTTTGTCCTGTTGTAAAATTCAATTCCTGATCCAACCAGAAACCTTTTAGTATATATTCACCTCTTTAATACGGTGATTTTTTGGTAAAAAGAGCACTGCTCAGCGTTTCTGATAAAACCGGAATTGTAGATTTTGCTCGTGGACTCGAAAAATTGGATATACAGATCATCTCTACCGGCGGAACTGCCCGCATGCTTCGTGACTCAGGTATTGAGGTCATGGACGTCTCAGACGTTACGGGCTTCCCGGAAATGATGGGCGGCAGGGTCAAGACTCTTCATCCAAGGATCCATGGTGGAATTCTCAGTATAAGAGATGACCATGACCATATGGGAGAGGCCCAGAAAGCAGAAGTAGAAATGATAGACCTTGTAGTGGTCAACCTTTATCCTTTTGAGATCACAGTTTCAAAAGAAGGCGTATTGCTTGACGAAGCTATTGAAAATATTGACATTGGCGGACCTGCAATGCTCAGGTCGGCAGCTAAGAATTATCGTTATGTAAGTGTTGTATGTGA
The sequence above is a segment of the uncultured Methanolobus sp. genome. Coding sequences within it:
- a CDS encoding phosphoadenosine phosphosulfate reductase family protein: MSKPLYLGELLLYWCPSCNVPVLGKECSCGAKTKQVTITPPGDIRPAFPYEIELINKISVEQFNAPLITDQRTVVLNKSPYDDRMEEVIVDGEVIGSIRFELEQLKWTLLLRINGARRIFGNVDHKTLSNWVMIDAGAEKFILGGSSVLAPGIKDADPSILEGEEVVVLTHEGKVLGVGRTRMTGEKMLERGKGVGVKVRFKEEPAEIKVPEGGQTWDDVVKANESYMNDFIERSHKFIKNVSSSVDRPVTVSYSGGKDSLAVLHLVSECLDKYDLLFADTGIEFPETVKNVHDVAEAYGRPLNMLDSGNAFWDSVDSFGPPSVEVRWCCKVCKLGPITQIINDNYDNGCLTFIGQRKYESDTRAKSERVWKNPWVGNQVAAAPIQNWTAMHVWLYIFKNDLLYNPLYAEGFDRIGCWLCPSCSVADLYRLRETHPEMEKKLNDYLLSYAERMGLSEDWVKHGFWRWKDLPAPLKEIAMKKGINLIPQSKNEYNLNFAVTTGYRPCKQGGISAEGGFDGPVDINRLELTGMLEAVGNSSYMEGVAMVTEDEDRAQVFASGSVTARSDSDKDARRLMRRVELSVRRALLCSGCGVCVGKCPSGAIKMKKGLAIINDRCTHCGQCISVCPVVKFNS